TGTACATTTTTGATTAAACATATATTTTATTCTGGGTTTAGAGCAGATTCAAAGTTATGAATAATGAATAATCTGACTAAGAATTCAGTTTGTAGATGTGGTAGTGTAGACCATATCGTAATAGAGTACTGTTCTGTGCTGATGTTGCCACAGTGGGCTCTACAAGGTGACTCGGCAGAGTTGGAAAAGCACTCAGCCCACCTGGGTGTCCGTGACCATGCCAATGCCAGCCCTCTGCACTATGCCACCTCACACGGGCACATTAGCACCATACAGCTCATTGTGCAGTTGACTGGTCCAGATGGTAAGACTTACATATTTACTTATGTATTTATGTtaatataattattatattaataaaacttgaaactattttttatattttttttatttatgcaGTGGTACCATGGGTCATAGGGAATATCTTCCTTATTGTCCCCACATTATCCCGCAAATCTGGACTTTTTTAGTTTTATCAATTGTATATTATTGATgtattgaagaaaaaaaaactctTATCTGTGACCTTGGTGAAGAACTGAGTGCCAGTGATGAGGAGGGCAACACGTCAttacactgggctgtgcagaggacccagagagagagctgtgcttGCCTTCTGGACCTGGGAGCCAACCCGAACATCCTCAACCGCCGCCTCATGTCTCCCCTACACATGGCTGTCAGCCTCGGACACAACACTCTCATCGAGGTCCGTCCCCTACCTGACCCCCCAttcacctctactctactacaccgCAATTATAGCACACCTCTATTCTTTAATACACCTCTATTATACTTCTAAACTTCTAGCTAGCTCACCTCTATGTAGGATGCTATTATTTATTCAGTCTAATAACATATATTATATGACATTAGgggtggcagttagcctagttTTTAGAGCGTTGTGTCAGTAacagaaaggtcgctggttcgaatcccagggccgactaggtgaaaagtcTGTCATTGTACCCTTGagaaaggcacttaaccctaattgctcctgtaagtcgctttggataagagtgtctgctaaatgactaacatgtaagaaGAAAAGTCTAATGTATATGATACTATATTATATGTAATTGTGTTTTTCCACAGTTATTGCTGTCTCACAGCAACACGGATGCCAACCTGGAGGGAGACCTGGGGAACACACCTGTAATGTTGGCCTGCTGTGTTGATAACCATGAAGCTCTCCATCTACTTGTGTGTGAATATTGAATATATGGCCACTGTATCATTTTCAAATGGTTTGTTCTTGCATGTTTGAACAAAGAGACGTGTGTGATTAATTGTTCATTATTGGTGTCCTACATTAGTTTTTTGTAATGTAACTGCTACTATCTGCACTAATTTCACCTGCTGTTCTCAGTTTAAATATGGAGCCAGACTATGTCAACAGAACAAGCTGGGGCATTATCCCATTCACGCAGCAGCCTTTGCAGGGGCCAAGAAATCAATGCAGATGGTTCTTCAGAAAGGTAAATAAGAAACAGATGTCTCCGAGCCCCAATGTCCCTCCTACTGTACATATTGTTTTATATTTTGGTAATCAAACAATATTCATCAGATAATTCTTACTCACTCATTTTCTCTGCTGAAGGTGAGGAAGTAGGTTACTCAATTGAATCGCACATCAACTATGTGGACAAATCATTCAGTACTCCTCTTCATCTGGCCGTCCGTGGAGGCAACCTGGAGGTGATCAAACTCTGCATAGAACAGGGAGCTAAAATGGACCAACAACAGGTATTTCGACTGGTGATGATGAAGTTAAGAAGCTTTTTGACATGTAAATAATCATTCAAACTGCACCTACAAATATCATATACCGTATACTCATGTGTCTGGATTTCAAAATCTAACACAAAAATAACTTTGGTTCTTCCTCAGAACGATAGACAAAAGCACATATATTTAGAAGGCTTCTGAGTAATAAAAAATACCAATTAGAAACCTTAATGATCATTTTCTTCCAATAGAAAACAATGTAAATATCACAGGCATTCATTTGAAAGGTTCTTAGAACTGAGATTCATACAATGTGGTACGGTAAGTAACAATAGGTTATTATGCATCCATAATCATCCACCCATAATTAGTACATTATCACTTCATGTTACTCCCACGAGACATTGGAAGATGACCACTAAATCTAATCTGTAATCTGTCATATCCTGACATCATTTCAAATTGGTCTGACTGATTGTaatctatttattttttattgaacctttattgaactaggcgagtcaattaagaacaaattctctgTCATGTCTTTGTGCTTCGCTTTACAGTGTGACAAATCCACAGCCCTCCACTTTGCCTGCACCCAGGGAGCAACCGAGGCCGTCAAACTCATGCTATCAGCACATGATAGAGTCTGTGATGTCATCAATCTCACAGATGGCACTTGCCAAACTCCACTGCATAAGTAAAATACTGTAGTGTACACCGTATGTATTTTCATTGGACAATGTTTTGGGCTAAAAATGATATCCCGCTTTCTTAATTTTTTATCATGTGTTTCACCAACAGGACAACAATATTTGACCATGTTGAATTGGCTGAATACCTAATTTCAAAGGTAAACAGAACATGAAAAGAACCACCTGAAAGAGAACAGAATGAATATTTCCGGTGTTTCATAATCTTATCCTATTCATATTTCTTATTTGACAGGGCGGAGACATTAATGCCATTGACTGTAAGGGTCATACCCCACTGCTTTTGGCAACAAGTTGTAGCGCATGGAAAACAGTGAGCCTTCTTCTTACACATGGTAAGTATCTCAAAGAAAGGCGTACGGTATGTCTCCCACATTTAGTTTACACTAATTGTATGGTTTGTTATAACCATGTTCATGATCTCCTATTTTAGGGGCTAATTTGAAAATAAAAGACAAACATGGCTGCAATTTCCTTCACCTTGCCATCTTGCAGCCTAAAGGTCTGACAAACCTTCCTCCAGAATTCTTAAAGGTAATATTCTACCATTcatcaacctgacagaacttTTAATAACAATGATGAAGCCTCCAAAATGACCACAAGGTCCACAAGGTTTTTAAGGCATAATCATAAGTTCTCAATATTGCAAAGATGAGCTCATATTTTTCTATTCTTGTGGGGATCTTGTAGGAAGATGTAGTGCATTACTGCCACCTATTGTAGAGAAGTTGAAACAAACGCAACACTGTTAGGCATTGTATTGAAGGTAAAATATTGAGACCATGCATTTTctagtaacatgtagaatcaaACCATCACTATTTGCAAATCATTGTTCGATCTAGAGGACAGTTTACACTTGGTTTGTTAAACTCCTGAGGTGACAAAGTTCTCATATCATCTGTTCCTACACAGTGCAGCAGTGTGAGAGAGCTCCTGGATGCAGAGGACAATGAGGGTTGTACTCCCATGCACTATGCCTGCAGACTGGGCATTCCAGAGTCAGTGAAGAACATGCTCAGACTGAACGTCTCACTGGACCAGAAGTCAAAGCAGAAGAAATCTGCACTGCATTTCGCAGCCGAGTGAGTTACTTCTGAATAAATTCAACCCTCTAAACCTTTAATACATGACTGACCAGTTGACTTACCTTTAAAGCagcaatcagcagtagaaacgATAACAAAGCAGCCTCCCCTTCCGtggtttggtaaaaagctgagggattgggctggagaaatgtaatcactctcaaattcatagacagaggaatggatgcaAGGCTTGACCATctatgatatcaacattatagttttaaccatgttttggggctatatagtgtttgtttacattttctttgattacaaacattggagtaaaacacaCTTATATTTTGcattctgatggggtacgacagttgagctAAGctcataagttatattcttcaagaatcaatgggtacatatcatgaATGTATAAGTCCGAGAATGGATGTACATATATTATAGAATGTCTTTGATAACATCTTCATGAGCAATCGTTTCTATTCCAGGTATGGGAGGATAAACACCTGCCACAGACTCCTGGAGAGCATGACCAACACCAGACTGCTGaatgagggagatgagaggggaatgaCTCCCCTCCACCTGGCGTCCCGTGGCGGCCATGTTATAGTGGTGGACCTGCTGCTGCGGAAAGGAGCGCTGTTCCACAGGTACAGTACTTCAgacctgctacacacacacaccattattacCCTCATCAGCACCTGTAGAGGTCCCCAACCTCAATTACACTATGGTCTGTTGAGTGAAAACCAGGGTCTTTATCTTTTTACTACTTTTCCCATTTTGAATCATCTGCAGTAGTAATGAATGTTTACTGTATGCCATTGCAGTGATTATAAAGGTTGGACATGTCTACATCATGCTGCAGCAGAGGGATACAGCCAGACCATTATCATACTCCTGGCATCAAATATCAAACTGCTGGACAAAACAGATGAAGACAGGGTTTGGTTTCTCTCATTTTCTACATTCCTTTACCCTGAGGTGTGCTCATCCTTGTCTTTTTCTTTTGCTTAAGGGTTGTAAGATGTCGATGTTGAAATACAGAGGAAGTATTCCACTTATACAGATATCATTCTTCTTTCTAAAAAAGTTCATCTAAATATTATAGTTGCAGGTACATAGAATCCTCTGTTCTGATTTCAAAGTGCTATGTTTTACTGTTGGTGCAGAACACAGCGTTACATCTGGCTGCCAGAGAGGGCCATGTGGCTGCAGTGACACTGCTACTGGACAGAGGGGCCCAGATAACGCTCAACAAGAGTGATGCCTCCTTCCTCCACGAAGCTGTTCTCAACGGCAGGAAAGACGCAGCCATCGCTGTCATCCACAATGAGAGGTTGGTCCAATGTTGTAAAATACAGTGGATACTTATTCTCGTAACTACTTACAGTATGTGCTGTTGTGATGCTTTGACAGTACAGTGATGTGTTTGACGATTGGTATTGAGTTGAATTGCATGACAATGTCATGTTGACATGTACAATATAACCTGCTTGTTTCAGATGTGCTGAGGCTATGCTATTGTTCGAAGTGAAGTCAACTAAGCGATGCGTTGTCATGGACATGATAGAGTTCCTGCCAGAGTCATTCAAGGTTAGTTGTATCCAACAAACTATGCATGAAGGAAACTATCATAAAGGAAATGGATACAAATCTCTCCCATTTCCCAGTCAATGTTGCAACGGTGCAGTGTTTCTCCACAGCATCTTTTGGACACTTGTGTAAAGGAGTCAGATGATGACATAAATAGTACCAACTACTCTGTAAGTCTGTTCTCTCTATTCTATATCTGATATGACTTATTTAAAACTCAGAATCATTATTGCTTAATCAAATTCTAAAAAAAGTTCCAGTTAGGGTATGTGttgtaatataatacatttttttttatacaacAGATCGAGTACACTTTCAGATGGCTACAAGCTCCCATGCATGTCATTAAGCTTGCAAAAGCAGACAAAAGCTTTGACTTCCAGCCTCTCACTGCTCTGAACGTGAGTAtccactgtaatactgtagactgaaCTTCACAGTTTTCAAACGTGGTATTTTGCTCCAGAGTTAAGGGCAATAAAGTTACCCCAACCAACATTTGAAAACAAAACGGTACAGTATGAGGAACAGGTCATAGGTGTATTTGTCATTCCCACAACACAACATTGCTGGATAAATGAAAAGAAAACATAATTATCTGATGTGTTGTCAAAGTGTGTGTATTGTTTTTACTAGTACATGGTGAAATTTAACCGCATAGAGCTTTTGACCCATCCTGTCTGCAAGAAGTATCTGGAAATGAAATGGTGAGTGACAATTCTAGACTGCATATACCTGTATATAGTGTACGAACGTTAGCATCATACTACTGTCTCCAACACTGTAAATATTGGCACCATCAAATGAAAAGTTGTGTATGCCATGCTACTGAATATAGTaggtcatatacagtggggagaacaagtatttgatacactgccgattttgcaggttttcctacttacaaagcatgtagaggtctgtaatttttatcataggtacacttcaactgtgagagatggaatctaaaacaaaaatccataaaatcacattgtatgatttttaagtaattaatttgaattttattgcatgacataagtatttgatatatcagaaaagcagaacttaatatttggtacagaaacctttgtttccaattacagagatcatacgtttcctgtagttcttgaccaggtttgcacacactgcagcagggattttggcccactcctccatacagatcttctccagatccttcaggtttcagggctgccgctgggcaacacggactttcagctccctccaaagattttctattgggttcaggtctggagactggctaggccactccaggaccttgagatgcttcttatggagccactccttagtttcactggctgtgtgtttcgagttgttgtcatgctggaagacccagctacaacccatcttcaatgctcttactgagggaaggaggtcgcgatacatggccccatccatcctcccctcagtacggtgcagtcgtcctgtcccctttgcagaaaagcatccccaaagaatgatgtttccacctccatgcttcacggttgggatggtgttcttggggttgtactcatccttcttcttcttccaaacacggcaagtggagtttagaccaaaaagctctatttttgtctcatcagaccacatgaccttctcccattcctcctctggatcatccagatggtcattggcaaacttcagacgggcctggacatgcgctggcttgagcaggcggaccttgcgtgcgctgcaggattttaatccatgacggcatggtgtgttactaatggttctttgagactgtggtcccagctctcttcaggtcattgaccacatcctgccgtgtagttctgggctgatccctcaccttcctcatgatcattgatgccccacgaggtgagatcttgcatggagccccagaccgagggtgattgaccgtcatcttgtacttcttccattttctaataattgcaccaacagttgttgccttctcaccaagctgcttgcatATTGTCCTATAGCCCATCCTAGCCTTGTGCAGGtttacaattttatccctgatgtccttacacagctctctggtcttggccattgtagagaggttggagtctgtttgattgagtgtggacaggagtcttttatacaggtaacgagttcaaacaggtgcagttaatacaggtaatgagtggagaacaggagggcttcttaaagaaaaactaacaggtctgtgagagttggaattcttactggttggtaggtgatcaaatacttatgtcatgcaataaaatgcaaataaatgacttaaaaatcatacaatgtgattttctggatttttgttttagattccgtctctcacagttgaagtgtacctatgataacaattacagacctatacatgctttgtaagtagaaaaagctgcaaaatcggcagtgtatcaaatacttgttctccccactgtacaaaaTATATGTTCATGCATAGTCACCTGCGAATACTCACCATATAGTTCATTTGATCTGTTTAGGAATGCCTATGGTATGAAAGTGCACCTGCTAAATCTGGCCATCTACTCACTTGGTCTGGGGCCTCTGACACACATCATTCATACACTGAAGCCTGTCCTCAACACCAATGTCACCAATACCACGTCACCATCATCATCAGTCAGCATGGTGACCACATCCCTTGACGAGGTGCAGTTTAAGATCTGATTACATCCACAAGACATTAGACGTATTTTTAAGTGTATGTGTCTCACACACCAGTTCAATAATAACTTCTTCATCTTGACAGCAATGCTACATAATCACCACATGCATGTTCCTGATTCTTGCCATGAGTCTGTACGCAGTTGGCAAGGAGCTTGTGCAGATAGTTCAGCAGGTAATCATAGGCATCTAAAGCTGTTCTAAATACTGTAGCCCTAAGCCATGATATGTGATTTATCTGGTAATGCGAATCAACATGTCAAATATATTGTAACGTTAACCCAACACCTGGCGACCTTGTCAAGGGGTTTGGATCTCTTTGCTTAATGGCTAAGGTGTTGGGTTGACAGTTTCTGGAGTGGGGTTCGAGTCCCAGTCAGTGCTACCCCCTGGAATTTTCTACAATATTGGAAAATAAGTTGATGTAATTTGTTTCTATTCAAGGGTTCAAAGTACTTCTATGATGTGACCAATGCATTGGACTGGGGTGCTGCCATCAGTTCTCTGTTGTTTGTGATCCCTTTACTGATGGACCTGAAGGACACATGGCATTGGGAGGCTGGGGTAGTGGCAGTTCTTCTATCCTGGATAAACTTTCTGCTCTATTTCCAACGGTATGGACACTGAAAGTTATTTTTGCCATAAAATAGTGTAGGTTTACTGAGACCCATCTTTGAAGTAACATTTATATAAATTGATGAAATAAATGTATCGATCAACAAAAGCAATTTTAACAAATACATTTACTCTTGGTCCACAGGTTTGAACGTGTTGGGATCTACGTGGTGATGTTTTTAGAGATTGCAAAAACTCTTATAAGCATCATTGTACTCTTCTTCTTCCTGCTGCTGGCATTTGCCTTGGCGTTCTATGCCCTGATTCTAGATCATGTATGTTTACAGGACCATATAGATATACAAATGTGATGATTGAACAttgtattgtgtctgtgaaaaaCAATGTCTGTGAAAATCTGTTTAAAATGACAGATAACTTGCACCTGTATTTGTATAATGGATCCCTACAATTACTTGTTCTTACATTGTTCCCAGAAACTTTTTGAAAATAGAGCTAGCATACCGCTAGTAATCATGCAAACATTTGTCATGATGGCTGGAGAACTCAACTACCAAGAAAATGTCCTGAAGCCATTTCTGGGAGGGATTCTGCCGTTCCCATATTTGACCTACTGCATTTTTGTTATGTTCACATTTGCTGTGCCCATTCTCCTCATTAACCTAATGGTAAGTCCTAAAATGCTACATGAAGCCATTTACCTATACTCCCTTTATAAACTACTGATGCTTCATTACAACTACATATTGTGTGACAGATTGGTTTGGCTGTTGGTGACATAGCAGAGGTACAGGCGAATGCTGAGCTGAAGCAAATTGGAATGCAGGTGTGTTTTGTCTTCTTTGTTGTGCTTTTTCAAACTCATAAAGCATTTTCAAAATCTCTACTAGTGATTGACTGGCAGGATCTTAAAAGAAGACATACATTCATGAAAAAATATTTGCCacctttctgattttctctattttctctATTTTTTTTAACTGAATATTATccgatcttcaaccaaaacctaatattagacaAAGGGAAGCTGAGTTTAcaaatagcaacaacaaaaaagtacacttattttatttatttaattaacaaagttatgcaacaccaaattccactgtgtgaaaaagtaattgcccccttacactcgaTACCTGGTTGTGTCacttttagctgcaatgactacaaccaaatgcttcctggagttgtttatcagtctctcacatcgctgtggaggaattttgacCCACTCTTgaatgcagaactgctttaactcagtgacatttgtgggttttcaagcatgaactgctcgtttcaagtcctgccacaaaaatagagaaaatcagaaagggggcaaatactttttcacgggACTGTATATTATAAATCATTATTCAACAGATTGAGCTTCACACTAGTCTGGAAGAGAAAATGCCATACTGGTTAATGAAGAGGGTTGATCAGATCTCACTCACTGAGTACCCTAACAGAGCCTGTGACGGAAAGGTATGTCCCTTCTGATCATTTTTTTCAAGAATATGTTGCTAACCGTCATTTGAATGTTTGTATAAAATTGAAGAGCTTTCAAACTAAAGAACATAACAAATATTTTGAGATCTTCTCAAAGGACTTTCTTtagtttataacatttttgaatCACTTAGTTTAAAGGATTGTTTAATCAACTAATATTCCACATGGAAATATTCATGGAGACGTGGAGGTTGCCCAAGCCCATCATAGGACACTGTTAGTATTTGGTACGGGAGGCGCTTGGTAAACAACATAGTCATGAATAGTTTGAATCTCCTTTAACAGAGAGAAATGTTATTTGCAATGCTGGGTATGGCGCATGAGAGAACCACTCTCAACCTCACCTCCCATCCACCTACACCTATGGAACAGGAAATCAGTAAACAGAAGT
The sequence above is a segment of the Oncorhynchus nerka isolate Pitt River linkage group LG20, Oner_Uvic_2.0, whole genome shotgun sequence genome. Coding sequences within it:
- the LOC115103056 gene encoding transient receptor potential cation channel subfamily A member 1; this translates as MQDNTYQSVVYGDDATQISDKIFEWALQGDSAELEKHSAHLGVRDHANASPLHYATSHGHISTIQLIVQLTGPDELSASDEEGNTSLHWAVQRTQRESCACLLDLGANPNILNRRLMSPLHMAVSLGHNTLIELLLSHSNTDANLEGDLGNTPVMLACCVDNHEALHLLFKYGARLCQQNKLGHYPIHAAAFAGAKKSMQMVLQKGEEVGYSIESHINYVDKSFSTPLHLAVRGGNLEVIKLCIEQGAKMDQQQCDKSTALHFACTQGATEAVKLMLSAHDRVCDVINLTDGTCQTPLHKTTIFDHVELAEYLISKGGDINAIDCKGHTPLLLATSCSAWKTVSLLLTHGANLKIKDKHGCNFLHLAILQPKGLTNLPPEFLKCSSVRELLDAEDNEGCTPMHYACRLGIPESVKNMLRLNVSLDQKSKQKKSALHFAAEYGRINTCHRLLESMTNTRLLNEGDERGMTPLHLASRGGHVIVVDLLLRKGALFHSDYKGWTCLHHAAAEGYSQTIIILLASNIKLLDKTDEDRNTALHLAAREGHVAAVTLLLDRGAQITLNKSDASFLHEAVLNGRKDAAIAVIHNERCAEAMLLFEVKSTKRCVVMDMIEFLPESFKHLLDTCVKESDDDINSTNYSIEYTFRWLQAPMHVIKLAKADKSFDFQPLTALNYMVKFNRIELLTHPVCKKYLEMKWNAYGMKVHLLNLAIYSLGLGPLTHIIHTLKPVLNTNVTNTTSPSSSVSMVTTSLDEQCYIITTCMFLILAMSLYAVGKELVQIVQQGSKYFYDVTNALDWGAAISSLLFVIPLLMDLKDTWHWEAGVVAVLLSWINFLLYFQRFERVGIYVVMFLEIAKTLISIIVLFFFLLLAFALAFYALILDHKLFENRASIPLVIMQTFVMMAGELNYQENVLKPFLGGILPFPYLTYCIFVMFTFAVPILLINLMIGLAVGDIAEVQANAELKQIGMQIELHTSLEEKMPYWLMKRVDQISLTEYPNRACDGKREMLFAMLGMAHERTTLNLTSHPPTPMEQEISKQKYRLKEMSNIIEKQHNLLKLIVQKMEISSEAEEHDGPQLFQGYRDKPLPCQSKWNPLLRALAARK